From the genome of Aliarcobacter lanthieri:
AATATTTGAAAGTTTTTCTGCACTATTTGCACAAACAACAACTTTTTTTAACTCACCTTTTTTAACTAAAGATAATACAATAGGAAAAATCAAACTTGTATCTTTTACTTTTCCATCAAGTGCTAACTCTCCAAAAAAATAAAAATCATCAAACTTCAATTTTTGCTCATCAAAAAGTGCTATTTGTAAAGCAATACTTAAATCAAAATGCGTTCCTTTTTTTGATATTTCCGAAGGAGACAAATTTACAGTTATTTTTAGAGGTGGAAATTTAAAATTATTTACCAATAAAGCTGATTTAACTCTATCTTTTGACTCAGTTATATTTGTACTTACCATTCCTACTATTGTAAAATTTGGCATACCTCTTGTAAAAGTTGATTCAACATCAACTATCGTTGCATCTAAGGTTTCTAATGTTGCGGATTTAATTATCTTCATAAAACACTTCTAATATTCATTTTTATTATCTTACTATATTTATAAAAATAATGCAAAAAAATGTTTTTTTTATGATACAATTTTTAATATTCTCTTAATTTAAGGAAAAGGGTATGTCTAATAGTAAAAAACTTCTTTTAACTATGTTCTTTAACATAGCTGCTCTTGTTTTTATTATCACTGTTTCATTTACAATTGCTAATAAAAATATAAATAATCTCATTAAAAAAGATTTAGAAACTATTGGATCATCCATATATAGTCTTAGTTCAATTTTTATAAAGAATGGCTCAAAAGCATATGAAAACAAAGAATTTAAAGATGCAATAAATAGCATAAAAATTGGAAAAAGTGGTTATGTTTATTTTATTGATGAAACTGGGAAAATAGTAATACATCCAAGTATTGAAGGACAAAATTTAGCAAACTTAGATTTTATACAAAAGATTTTATCAGATAAAAATAGCGGTATTATTGAATACTATACTGATGTAACCAATCAAGATAAAATAATTTTCTATAAATATATTCCAGAATGGAAAGTATGGCTTGTTCCAGGGATTAATAAAGATGATTATGTAAAAGATATATATTTTGAATTTTTTTATAAAATAGTTATTTTAGGAATTATTTTAATCATTATTCAAATATTTGTATTCTTCATAACATCAAGAGGAATTACAAAAAATATAAATAATTTTATACTTTACTTTAAAGAGTTTTTAAATTTTGTTACTTATAAACAAAATAAAATTGAAAAAAGAGATATTAAAGGTAATTGTGAATTTTCTAAAATGTCAAAACAGATAAATGATGTAATAGATGAATTTGATGGAAAATATAAAGATGATATGAGAGTAATTGGAGAAAGTATTTTAACTTTTGATAAGTTAAAAAAAGGTGTGTTTAGATGTAGAATCAAATCAACTACATCAAATCCTATGATAAATACTCTAAAAAATACTATAAATGAAGCTTTAGATGATTTAGAAAAATATATGAAAGATATTGAAAATATTTTAATGTCATATACAAATAACAATTATAAAAGTAGAATAGATATATCAAAAGAATTAATTGACGAATCAAGACTTTTAAAAGTTATGAAAAGTGTTAATATTTTAGGAGATACTCTATCTTCTCAATCAAAACAAAATCTTGATAATGGAAATATTTTAGATAATAACTCAAAAGTTTTAAAATCATCTATAGAAAAACTTACAACAAAACTTTTAGAACAAACCAATAGTTTAGAATTTACAACTCAAGCAGTTGATAAAATTTCAAATATTACAAAAAACAATACTCAAAATGCTTTGCAAATGAGCTCTTTAGGTGAAATTGTAAAAAAATCTGTTGAGGATGGATATAATCTTACAAATCAAACAAACCTTTCAATGGATGAAATAAACTCAAAAGTTTTAGCAATAAATGAAGCTATTTCTATAATTGACCAAATATCATTTCAAACAAATATTCTTTCTTTAAATGCTGCAGTAGAAGCAGCAACAGCTGGAGAAGCAGGAAAAGGATTTGCAGTGGTGGCACAAGAAGTAAGAAGTTTAGCAAACAAAAGTTCTGAAGCTGCAAATGATATAAAAAATCTAGTAGATATTGCAAATTTAAAAGCAAATGAAGGAAAAGAAATTTCTAATAAAATGAAAGAAGGATATAAAAACTTATTTTCAAATATTACACAAACACTAGAAATTATTCAAAATGTAAGTAGTGCAGCGAATGAGCAAATGAGAGGAATAGAAGAAGTAAATCAAGCAATAATTACTCTAGAAAAAATATCGAAAGAGAATGAAGAAGAAACTATCCAAGTAAATAATATTACAAAGGAAGTATCAGAAATGGCATTTGAAGTGTTAGAAGAAGCAAAAAATAAAATCTTTTAGTAAGGAAGTTATTATGAGTCAAAAAGAAAAAATTTTAGATGATTATATATTTTTAGTTAGTGAAACAGATGAGAAAGGTATTATAAAATTTGCAAATCAAGATTTTTGTAAAATGGCTGAATATTCTTTAGATGAACTTTTAGGACAACCTCATAGTATAGTAAGACATAAAGATATGCCAAAAATTGCATTTAAATCTTTATGGGATACAGTAAAAAAAGGTGAAATTTGGACTGGATATGTAAAGAATGCTACTAAAAATGGTGAATTTTATTGGGTATTTGCAACAGTTTATCCTTTTGTATCTTGTGATGGGAAAAATGGATATTTATCTTGTAGAAGGAAAGCATCAAAAGAAGAAATAGAAAGTATCTCAAAAACATATGAAATTTGGCTAAGAGATGAAAATAAATAGTTTTATAAAATAGTAGTTATAATTGGCAAAAAATTTTAGGAAATTTTATGTCAAATTTTATAGACTGTCCAGATTGTAATAACAAAATTTTATCAAGATTAGGAACAATTTGTCCAAATTGTGGTTTTACAGTAGGATATTTTAATGGAGATAAAAGAAGAAAATCTTATGGTAAGCTATTTGCCTTAAATGTTTTTACACCATTTTTAGTATTCTTTACAATTATTTTTTCTCAAGTAAATATTTATAGTTTTATTTTAGCAATATTCTTTGCTATATTTATGGCCTTTAAATCTTGTCCAATTCATTTTAAAGATATTTTTGCTTCGAAGTTTGAAAAAACATTATTTTGGGGAATTTGGATAGTTTTTAATTCATTTTTAATAGTTTTAATAGTAAATATTTCTTATAAAAGCATATAAAATAGAAATTATCTTTTAGATTTTTTTCTATTTTTATACTCTTTTTCAAATTTTTGTCTTTTAGTGAAAGACAAATTCTCTATAAAAAGATGTCCAGTTAGATGTTCCATTTCATGTTGCCAAGCTACTGCTAAAAAGTCTTCACATTCCATAGTTTGTTTTTCTCCAAATCTATTGTAATATTCAACAATTATATGTTTTGCTCTTTTAACTTCTTCATAATACTCGGGAACACTAAGACAACCCTCTTTATATATTTGAACTCCATCTTTATGAGTAATTACTGGATTAACAGCTTCTATTAATTCAGCTTTATCTTGAATATCTTCCTCATTTGGAATATTTATAATCAAAACATTAAGAGGAATTGCAACTTGAATAGCTGCAAGTCCTACTCCATTTGCGTTCATCATAGTTTCATACATATCATCTAAAAGAGTATGAAGTTCTTCATCAAACTTCACAACATTTTCAGATTTTGTTCGAAGTAATTTATTTGGATATGTAATAATTTCTCTAATCATAACTCTTTCTTATTTGTGTTTTGAGATCACTTCATCAATAAGCCCATATTTGCAAGCTTCTTCTGCACTCATAAAATTGTCTCTATCTGTATCTTTTTCAATAGTAGAAACATCTTGTCCTGTTTGCTCTGCTAAAATACCATTTAAAGTATCTTTTAATCTTTGTATCTCTTTAGCTTGAATTTGAATATCTGTTGCTTGTCCTCTAGCACCACCTAAAGGTTGGTGAATCATAATTCTAGAGTTTGGTAAAGAGTATCTTTTACCTTTTGCTCCACTAGATAATAAAAATGCACCCATAGATGCAGCTTGTCCTATACAAATAGTACAAACATCAGGTTTTATATAATTCATAGTGTCAAAAATTGACATACCACTTGTTACTACTCCACCTGGAGAGTTGATATATAGATAAATGTCTTTATCTGGATCTTCAGCTTCTAAAAATAGAAGTTGAGCTACAACTGTTGAAGCAACAGCATCATTTATCTCTCCACTTAACATGATGATTCTATCTTTTAAAAGTCTTGAATAAATATCATAACTTCTCTCACCACGCCCAGTTTTTTCAACTACATAAGGTATATAACTCATTTTTTATCCTAAAATTATTTTCCTAATTTTTCATCAAATAATTTTGAAGTAACTTTTTCTTCAATCATTGACATTTTTATAGCAGGTAGGTAACCAGCTTCTTGATATTGTTTTATTACATTTTGTGGGTTTTGTCCCATTTGTAATGCTTCAAAATATAAAACCTGTGTAACTTCTTGATCAGTTACATCAACATTTTCAGCTTTTGCTAAAGCATCAATAATAAATGTAGCTTTTACTGAATTTGATGCATCAGTTTTTAATTCTTCTCTTATTTTTTCAACTTTAGAAGCATCTTCTTTTAATTCATTGATTTCTTCTTCACTCATTGTTCTAATTCTATTATTTAAAGCAAAATTTACTTCTTGTTCAACTACTGTTTTTGGTAAAGCAAAATTGATTTTTTCAACTAAAGATTCTAAGAAAGTTGGTTTAACTTCTTCTCTATAGTATGTAGCTTTTTCTTGTGCTACCATTTGCTCTTTAATTTTTTCTCTTAAAGTATCAATTGTCACATCTTTTTCATTTGGTAACATTTTTTGTGCAAATTCATCATTTAATTCAGGAGCAGCTTTTTCTTGAATTTCATGTAAAGTTACTTTAAATACAGCCTCTTTACCAGCTAAATCTTTTGCTTGGTACTCTTTTGGGAAAGTTACAATAACATCTTTTTCTTCTTCGTATTTCATCCCAATAACTTGTTCTTCAAATCCTGGAATAAAAGAACCCGAACCAATGTGTAAAGGATATTTTTCAGCTTTTCCACCTTCAAATGCTACATCATCAACAAAACCTTCAAAATCAATTACTGCATAATCTCCATCTTTTACAGCTCTTTTTCTAGCAATTTTTGCTAAAGGTGCTGATTGACCTGCAATTTCAGTTAATCTTGCATCAATTTTTTCTATTCCAACTTCAATATCTTTAACAGCAGGAACTAAAGATTTGTAATCTCCTAAATCAATTTGTGGTTTGCAAGCTACAGATATTTCTAATTCAACAGTACCATTGTCTTTTTTGTCAAATTTAGTAATACTTGGTTCACCAATTAAATCACTATTTTTAATATCTAATTGTTTTAAACCTTCATTTAAAACTTTTCTAACAGCTTCACCCTGTGCATCTTCTAAAAGTTTATCTGCATATCTTTGTTTTACAACATTAACAGGAACTTTACCTTTTCTGAATCCTTGAATATTCATAGTTTTAGCAGCTTGTTGAGCCACTTTATCTAAGTTCTTTTCAATTAACTCTTTTGAAAGTGTTGCTGCTATTTCAACATTTGCTTCATCAACTCTATTTGCTTTAAATTCCATTAAATTTACTCCGAATTAAAATTTTAACAAATATTTTATCTAAATTTTACTAAGGCTTTACTAAAAAATTTTTGAATATATTAAAAAGAGAAATGAAAGATTAATAATCTTTCGTTTTTCTCATCTGAAGAAGTTCTTTTTGAACAGAAATATTTATATTCTCATTTGCTTCAAAATTAAGTGAGTAATTTCTTCCATCATAATCAACAGAATTTAAAATAATTTTCATAGCTTCAAGTCTAGCTAAGTGTTTATCATCACTTCTTACAATATGCCAAGGAGCACTTCTTGATGTTGTTCTTCTAAGCATTTCATATTTTTTCTCAGAAAATTCATCCCATAAATCTTGTGCTTGCATATCAACTTCTGAAAATTTCCAATGTCTTAGTGGATCATTTATTCTTCTATCAAATCTTCTTTTTTGCTCTTCTTTTGAAACAGAGAAATAAAGTTTTATTAAAATCATTCCTTGTCTTACTAAGTCTTGCTCAAAATTTACAATATCTTCCATAAATATTTCATGTTCTTCTTGTGTACAAAATCCAAAAATTGGTTCAACCATAGCTCTATTATACCAAGACCTATCAAATAAAACTATCTCTCCTCCAGTTGGAAAATGTTCAATATATCTTTGTAAAAACCATTGATTTCTTTGTGTTTCAGTTGGTTTTCCAAGTGCTACAACACGGTAGTGTTTATTATTCATATATCTTGTAATTCTTCTTATTGCACCACCTTTTCCAGACGCATCTCTTCCTTCAAAAATAATTATCATTCTTTTATTTTCTTTTTCAAGCCAATCTTGAAGTTTTATTAATTCAATTTGATAAGGTTTTAAACTCTGTAAATCATAGATTTTTTGTACTCCTTCATTTAAAACTTGACTATCTAATTTTTTATAATCTCCCAATAAAGATTTAAGATATTTATTTTCTTCTTGTATCTCTTTTAATTTATCATTTACTGGTTTCTTAGGAGTTTCTTTCTGCATTTTTGGTACAACTTTTATTGGTTCTTTACTTTTCATAACAGATGATTTAAAATTTTCAATAAGATCTATGGCTTTATTTAAAGTAAGATTATCTCTTTTTGAATATCCTAAAACTTTTACATATCGTTTTTTATCATATTGAAATCTTGCTATAAATTTTTTACCAAATGTAGGGTGTTCATCCTTTGATATATATAAGCCATTATGCACTGTTAATTCAAATTCATTCAAATTCATTACAATATCCCCCCTTTTTTAAGATAATTTATCTAATTGCATATTTTCAAGCTCTAAAGCCCCACCAATAATTATCTTTTTATCAATTACAAATATATCTTCATCTGTTTTTTTATCATAACTTATAGAATTCAAAATATGTCTAATACAATTTATTCTAGCTTTCTTTTTATTATCACTTTTTACTATTGTCCATGGTGTAAGTTGTGTATGAGATGCCATAAGCATAGAGTATTTTGCAGCTGTATATTTATCCCACAATTTTTGAGACTCTTTATCTATTGGAGATAATTTATGCTGTTTTAAAGGATCTGTTTCTCTTTTTTTAAATCTTCTTTCTTGCTCTTTTTTTGATACTGAAAAATAAAATTTCAATAAAATAATTCCTGATTCTACAAGCATTTTTTCAAATTCTGGAACATCTCTTAAAAATTGTTCATGTTCTTGTTTTGTACAAAATCCCATCACTGGTTCAACTCCACCTCTATTGTACCAGCTTCTATCAAATAAAACTATCTCTCCAGCACTAGGTAAATGTTGAGTATATCTTTGAAAATACCATTGTGTTCTTTCTGTATCACTAGGTTTTTCCAAAGCTACAATTCTTGCCCCTCTTGGATTTAAATGTTCAGTGATTCTTTTTATAGTTCCACCTTTCCCAGCAGCATCTCTACCTTCAAAAATTATTAGAACTTTAAGCCCTTTTGCTTTAACATAATTTTGAAGTTTTAAAAGTTCAATTTGAAGTTTTGTAAGTCTTTTTTGATATTCTAAAGTCTCTTTTTTTATCCAGATCTGAACTTTTTGTTCTCCATCTTGAATTTCTTCTTTTAATTCACCTTTTTTTCGTTTTTTATCTTGACCATGTTCAATATTTTCTTCTGTATCAATAACATCTTTGTCTTCAAATGTTTGTTTAATTAAACCTCTATCATGTCCCATTTTCCTATCCTTATGTGAAATTTTATGAAAGTCTCATTTTATAATCTTCATATCCAAAGTTTTTTATAACTTTATAACTTCCATCTTTAGATTTTATAACTATTGATGGTAATTTTATACCATTAAATGTTGTTGTTTTAACCATTGTATAGTGAATCATATCTTCTAAAATTATTTTATTTCCAACTTTTAGCTCTTCATCAAAAGAGTAATCTCCAATAATATCTCCAGACAAACAAGTATTTCCACCAAATCTATAAGTATATTTTTTCTCATTTGCAATTCCACTATTTCGTATCATTGCACGATATGGCATAGCTAAAGTATCTGGCATATGAGCTTCTGCACTTGTATCTAAAATAGCTAATTTCATACCATTATCTATAATATCAAGGATAGTAGCTACTAAATATCCAGTCTGCCATCCAACCGCTTCTCCAGGCTCCATATAAACTTTTAAGTGTGGATACCTAGATTTAAAATCTTTCAAAAGTTTTATCAACCTTTCTACATCATAATCTGCTCTAGTAATATGGTGCCCTCCACCAAAATTAACCCATTTTAATCTATCAAAATATTGTGAGAATTTATCTTCAAAGCTTTTTAATGCGCCTTCTAAGGCATCTACATTTTGCTCACAAAGTGCATGAAAATGAAAACCATCTAAATATTTAAGTTGAGTATCATCAAAATTAGCTTTTGTTGTTCCCATTCTAGAAAATGGAGAACAAGGATTGTATAAATCTACTTCAACACTTGAATATTCAGGATTTAATCTAATTCCTAAAGATACTTTTCCATAAGCTCTATCTTTAAACCTTTTTAATTGACTAAAAGAATTGAAAACAAGATGATTTGATATAGAAACAATTTCATCTATCTCTTCATCTTTAAAAGCTGGACTATAAGTATGAACTTCTAAACCAAATTCTTCTTTTGCCAAAATTGCCTCGTGAAGTCCTGAAGCACAACAACCTTTTAGGTATTGTTTACATAAGTCAAATGTAGAATGCATAGCAAAACCTTTTAATGCTAAAAGTATATTAATACCTGTTTCATCTTGTACATATTTTAAAAGTTTTAAATTCTTTTCAAGTAACTCTTCTTCACAAACAAATGATGGGCTTGGTAATTCTTCTAAAGAACTTAGAATTTGATTTTTCATATAATATTTTCCTAATATTTAAAGTTTTTTATATAATATTTAATTTTGAGAAAATAAATTTTGTATAATTTCAAAGCTTTAAAATAAAAAGCTATAAATTTATATATAATAAATAACTAACTCTTTATCTTTTTTAAAACAAAGAAATTTTAATAAAATTTCTATTTATAGCTCAATAATTTTCCAAGGAAGACCTTGTGTCATCAACTCATCCATAAATGGTTTTGCATCAAACTCTTCTATATTAAATACTCCTGTATTTTTCCAAATACCTTTATACAAAAGCTTACTCCCAATCATAGCTGGAACTCCCGTTGTATAGCTTACTGCTTGTGCTCCTGTTTCTTTATAACATTCTTGATGATCGCAAACATTATAAATATAAACTTTTCTCAGTTTTCCATATTTAATACCTTCTATAATACAACCAATATTTGTTTGCCCTACTGTTCTTGGTCCTAAACTTGCGGGGTCTGGTAATAATGTAGTTAAAAATTCAATTGGAGTAATCATTACCCCTTTATGTTCTACTGGTTCAATTCCCAACATTCCAACATTTTGTAAGCAATTCATATGTTGAATATAACTATCTCCAAAAGTCATAAAAAATCTAATTCTTTTTAATCCTTTAATATTTTTAGCTAATGATTCTAATTCTTCATGATACAACAAATATGAAGCTTTTACTCCAATTTCTGGATAGTCATGATCAACTCTTATTTCTAGTGGTTTTGTTTCTATCCATTCTCCATTTTCCCAATATCTACCATTTGCAGAAACTTCTCTAAGGTTTATTTCTGGATTAAAATTTGTAGCAAACTTATATCCATGGTCACCTGCATTACAATCCATAATATCTATTGTATGAATTTCATCAAATAAGTTTTGTTGAGCATAAGCACAAAATACACCAGTAACCCCTGGATCAAATCCTGAACCTAGAAGTCCCATAATTCCAGCATCTTTAAACTGCTTATTTCTTGCCCATTGCTCTTTATATTCAAATTTTGCTTCATCTGGATGTTCATAATTCGCAGTATCTACATAATCAACTTTACATTTCGTACACGCATCCATAATAGTTAAATCTTGATATGGTAAAGCAACATTTAAAACTAATTTTGGATTTACTTTTTCTATTAATTTTACTAAATCATCTACACTATCAGCATCTACTTGTGCAATATCAATCTTTACGCCTTGATTTTTTAGAATATCTTCTGCTATTGTTTCACATTTTGAAACTGTTCTTGAAGCTAAAGTTATTTTTTCAAAAGTGTCAATATTCATTGCACATTTTACAGTGGCTACCCTACTTACACCACCAGCACCAATTATTAAAATACCTTTTTTAATCATTTTATATACTCCAAATATTTTTATGTATTGATTATAACTATTTTATTATAAAAAAATAGTATTTAGTAACCATTTAATTACAAAATTAACATAGTTTTAACTTTATTTGTGTAAAATTAACTTTTATATTGGGGATGACTTGGTATCGATTAGAGCAGTGAGTATTAGTTGCATGTCGGCCTGAACATGCCGTTACGCGGTTCATTTTTTTTAGACGCAAACAATACAAATTACGCTCCAGCTTACGCAAAAGCTGCGTAAGTTTAACAACTTACTGACTCGCCTAACGGCTTGAGTCTTTGGAGACTAGCACTACAGATTCTATCTATGTAGATTATTGCTGGTTCACATTAGATAGATTATCTTCTAAGAGTTGATTTGGTTTAGAAGAGAAATTTCCTAATCTTAGCTTTATGATTGCTTTTGGAAGTTGAGTTGTCATAGAGTGAATTTTTTCAACTTTGCTAAGCATGTAGACGCTTTTATGAGCTGTTTTAAGACTGCGGTTCGATCCCGCACATCTCCACCAAATATAAAATCAATCTAAAATAATCTAATCATAAAAAATTTCTTATCTTTTATATAATATATAAATTTAATTTCTAATTATAATTTTATTTATTGAATAAAATAATTATTCTTTATGTAGTATAATTAAGAAGATAGTTAAGAGGAAACTCTTAAACTATCTTAAAAATAGAAAGTTTATTTCTTGTTTTCACTCTCTTTTTTAGATTTATTATCTTGTTTTGATTCTTTTTCTTTAGAATCTTTTACTTCATTTTCATCTTTTTTATTTGATAAACCTTTAACTTCCACATCATTTTTTATATTATTAATAATAGAATCTCCAAATCCTTTAATATTCCTCAAATCTTCTGGAGATTTGATACTATTGACCTTTCTATATTCTAATATTTGTTCAGCTTTTTTCTCACCTATTCCTTTTATCCCCATAAGTTCTTCCTTTGTTGCTGTTTGTAAGTTAATAGCAAACAAAAAAGAACTACTTAACATAAATATAGCTATAAGCTTTTTCATAAACTCTCCTTTAAATAATGAGAATTATACCTATTAATAAAATTAATGTCAATTATTATATCTATAATTTTATACTAAAACTTATACTTTAAACTAACCATAGTATTACCAAGGTCACCATAAGCATATTCTATTTTTGAATATCCATAATAATATAATTTACCAAATAAATTATTTATATTTATCTGTCCAGTGAAACTTTACTTGATTCTGAAACTGATCTAGCTAAACTAAAACATACAAAGGATAACTAAAAATTCTTAGTTAAAATAAATATATGAAAAGATGAGTAATATGAAAGTAAAGAAGACAATGAATAATGAGAAAATAGAAATAGTAATAAATGAGAAGAGAATAATAAGATTATAAGAAAAAAACAATATAAATATTGCCATTAATGAAAGTAAAAATAAAACCTATACAAGAAGATTTACTCAAAGAATTAATAGTAGAGGATAAATTACTAAAATAAGAGAAATATATATTAAAAAACGAAAAAGCATGCTTAAAAGAATAAATGCTGGATTAATTCTTTATCTTTTTTATATGTTCTTATATTGATATATCATTAGTTATTAGATTAATAGAAAGGAAAGGAATAGTTAAATAAAAGCATTGTTAATATAAATATCTATATAGGAATAAATAGTATGTATGATAAAAGAGCATATAATTGGATAAAGTAGATGTATATAAAATCTGTAGACAGTAATAGGATAGATAATAAAATAAAAAATAGATTTAAGAATAAGAAAAGCAGAGATATTATTACGAGGACATCTAATTAGTTGTTAGATTAATAGTAGGAAAAGGAATAATTAATTTGTATAAATAGATATGATATAAAAGCATATATAAGGACAAAAGGGAGGATATTAAATTGTTGAATAAATTGTATAAGAAGGGATACCTTCCCTAAAACACTAGATAAAGTAGCTTAGGAAAGGCATTAAAGACTCAAAGAGTTAGCGATGACCTACGTTTCCACCGGGGGACCCAGCAGTATTATCGGCGATGAAGTGCTTGACTACCAGGTTCGGAATGGGGCTGGGTATTTCCACTTCTCTGTAACCACTAACAAAGTTGAGTATTAAAAGAATCATAGAGATAATCTCTTAATACTCAACTTTAACAAAAGAGTTAAAGGAATAAAGATAATGTTAAAGTCTTAAAAGTAAATTTTCAAAAAAAAACCTACACAAATATAAAGTAAAGATATACTTAATAAGATAGTAAACCAAAGAAATAAAAAATAAGCCAAACGTTCTATTAGTACTGGTCAGCTAAACGCCTTACAACGCTTACACATCCAGCCTATCAACCAGCTAGTCTTGCTGGGAACTTCAGGGAAAGTTCATCTTAGAGTTGGCTTCGAGCTTAGATGCTTTCAGCTCTTATCACATCCGTACGTAGCTACCCAACGATGCTCTTGGCAGAACAATTGGTACACTAGTGGTACGTTCATCCCGGTCCTCTCGTACTAGGGACAAATCTCTTCAACTTTCCTACGCCCACGGAAGATAGGGACCGAACTGTCTCACGACGTTCTGAACCCAGCTCGCGTACCGCTTTAAATGGCGAACAGCCATACCCTTGGGACCGACTACAGCCCCAGGATGCGATGAGCCGACATCGAGGTGCCAAACCTCCCCGTCGATGTGAGCTCTTGGGGGAGATCAGCCTGTTATCCCCGGCGTACCTTTTATCCTTTGAGCGATGGCCCTTCCACGCAGAACCACCGGATCACTATGACCGACTTTCGTCTCTGTTCGACTTGTAGGTCTCACAGTCAAGCTAGTTTATGCCATTATACTCAACAAGCGATTTCCATCCGCTTTGAACTAACCTTTGTAAGCCTCCGTTACTATTTAGGAGGCGACCGCCCCAGTCAAACTACCCACCAGACATTGTCCTGAAAGAGGATAACTCTTCGCAGTTAGTAACTCAAATATTCAAGGGTGGTATCTCAAGGATGGCTCCGACTCTACTGGCGTCTAGTCATCATAGCCTCCCACCTATCCTGCACATGAATATCCAAGCTACAGTGTCAAGCTGTAGTAAAGGTGCACGGGGTCTTTCCGTCTTTCCGCGGGTAGGAGGAATTTTCACCTCCACTACAATTTCACTGGATCCCTCTTTGAGACAGCTCCCATCTCGTTACGCCATTCATGCAGGTCAG
Proteins encoded in this window:
- a CDS encoding methyl-accepting chemotaxis protein; the protein is MSNSKKLLLTMFFNIAALVFIITVSFTIANKNINNLIKKDLETIGSSIYSLSSIFIKNGSKAYENKEFKDAINSIKIGKSGYVYFIDETGKIVIHPSIEGQNLANLDFIQKILSDKNSGIIEYYTDVTNQDKIIFYKYIPEWKVWLVPGINKDDYVKDIYFEFFYKIVILGIILIIIQIFVFFITSRGITKNINNFILYFKEFLNFVTYKQNKIEKRDIKGNCEFSKMSKQINDVIDEFDGKYKDDMRVIGESILTFDKLKKGVFRCRIKSTTSNPMINTLKNTINEALDDLEKYMKDIENILMSYTNNNYKSRIDISKELIDESRLLKVMKSVNILGDTLSSQSKQNLDNGNILDNNSKVLKSSIEKLTTKLLEQTNSLEFTTQAVDKISNITKNNTQNALQMSSLGEIVKKSVEDGYNLTNQTNLSMDEINSKVLAINEAISIIDQISFQTNILSLNAAVEAATAGEAGKGFAVVAQEVRSLANKSSEAANDIKNLVDIANLKANEGKEISNKMKEGYKNLFSNITQTLEIIQNVSSAANEQMRGIEEVNQAIITLEKISKENEEETIQVNNITKEVSEMAFEVLEEAKNKIF
- a CDS encoding PAS domain-containing protein translates to MSQKEKILDDYIFLVSETDEKGIIKFANQDFCKMAEYSLDELLGQPHSIVRHKDMPKIAFKSLWDTVKKGEIWTGYVKNATKNGEFYWVFATVYPFVSCDGKNGYLSCRRKASKEEIESISKTYEIWLRDENK
- the def gene encoding peptide deformylase; this encodes MIREIITYPNKLLRTKSENVVKFDEELHTLLDDMYETMMNANGVGLAAIQVAIPLNVLIINIPNEEDIQDKAELIEAVNPVITHKDGVQIYKEGCLSVPEYYEEVKRAKHIIVEYYNRFGEKQTMECEDFLAVAWQHEMEHLTGHLFIENLSFTKRQKFEKEYKNRKKSKR
- the clpP gene encoding ATP-dependent Clp endopeptidase proteolytic subunit ClpP, with protein sequence MSYIPYVVEKTGRGERSYDIYSRLLKDRIIMLSGEINDAVASTVVAQLLFLEAEDPDKDIYLYINSPGGVVTSGMSIFDTMNYIKPDVCTICIGQAASMGAFLLSSGAKGKRYSLPNSRIMIHQPLGGARGQATDIQIQAKEIQRLKDTLNGILAEQTGQDVSTIEKDTDRDNFMSAEEACKYGLIDEVISKHK
- the tig gene encoding trigger factor, which gives rise to MEFKANRVDEANVEIAATLSKELIEKNLDKVAQQAAKTMNIQGFRKGKVPVNVVKQRYADKLLEDAQGEAVRKVLNEGLKQLDIKNSDLIGEPSITKFDKKDNGTVELEISVACKPQIDLGDYKSLVPAVKDIEVGIEKIDARLTEIAGQSAPLAKIARKRAVKDGDYAVIDFEGFVDDVAFEGGKAEKYPLHIGSGSFIPGFEEQVIGMKYEEEKDVIVTFPKEYQAKDLAGKEAVFKVTLHEIQEKAAPELNDEFAQKMLPNEKDVTIDTLREKIKEQMVAQEKATYYREEVKPTFLESLVEKINFALPKTVVEQEVNFALNNRIRTMSEEEINELKEDASKVEKIREELKTDASNSVKATFIIDALAKAENVDVTDQEVTQVLYFEALQMGQNPQNVIKQYQEAGYLPAIKMSMIEEKVTSKLFDEKLGK
- the ppk2 gene encoding polyphosphate kinase 2; protein product: MNLNEFELTVHNGLYISKDEHPTFGKKFIARFQYDKKRYVKVLGYSKRDNLTLNKAIDLIENFKSSVMKSKEPIKVVPKMQKETPKKPVNDKLKEIQEENKYLKSLLGDYKKLDSQVLNEGVQKIYDLQSLKPYQIELIKLQDWLEKENKRMIIIFEGRDASGKGGAIRRITRYMNNKHYRVVALGKPTETQRNQWFLQRYIEHFPTGGEIVLFDRSWYNRAMVEPIFGFCTQEEHEIFMEDIVNFEQDLVRQGMILIKLYFSVSKEEQKRRFDRRINDPLRHWKFSEVDMQAQDLWDEFSEKKYEMLRRTTSRSAPWHIVRSDDKHLARLEAMKIILNSVDYDGRNYSLNFEANENINISVQKELLQMRKTKDY
- the ppk2 gene encoding polyphosphate kinase 2, whose protein sequence is MGHDRGLIKQTFEDKDVIDTEENIEHGQDKKRKKGELKEEIQDGEQKVQIWIKKETLEYQKRLTKLQIELLKLQNYVKAKGLKVLIIFEGRDAAGKGGTIKRITEHLNPRGARIVALEKPSDTERTQWYFQRYTQHLPSAGEIVLFDRSWYNRGGVEPVMGFCTKQEHEQFLRDVPEFEKMLVESGIILLKFYFSVSKKEQERRFKKRETDPLKQHKLSPIDKESQKLWDKYTAAKYSMLMASHTQLTPWTIVKSDNKKKARINCIRHILNSISYDKKTDEDIFVIDKKIIIGGALELENMQLDKLS